In Prunus dulcis chromosome 1, ALMONDv2, whole genome shotgun sequence, the following are encoded in one genomic region:
- the LOC117614090 gene encoding uncharacterized protein LOC117614090, with amino-acid sequence MVQNRVRSNALTTRPLGLSPSAWPPLQQQYQKNGSGIRTVFLGTQNAGAKRECAGTGVFLPRQIGTQSETSKKTGCSIVLVPARVVQALKLLGESKSSWRTDEEVMSIYEGWLAKHGKAYNGLGEKERRFQIFKDNLSYKLGLNSLLHRRTGPISWAPRPVLRRGGSPN; translated from the coding sequence ATGGTCCAGAACAGAGTGAGAAGCAACGCTCTCACCACTCGGCCTCTGGGTTTGTCGCCATCTGCATGGCCTCCTCTGCAACAACAGTACCAGAAAAATGGGTCTGGCATAAGAACTGTTTTCCTTGGAACCCAAAATGCTGGTGCCAAAAGGGAGTGCGCTGGAACTGGCGTCTTCTTACCTCGCCAAATCGGCACCCAATCTGAAACGAGCAAGAAGACCGGTTGCTCGATAGTTCTCGTTCCAGCTAGAGTTGTGCAGGCACTGAAGCTGCTGGGAGAGTCGAAGTCGAGCTGGAGGACTGACGAGGAGGTAATGTCAATATACGAAGGGTGGCTGGCCAAGCACGGCAAAGCCTACAACGGATTGGGGGAGAAGGAGAGACGGTTCCAGATCTTCAAGGACAACCTCAGCTACAAGCTCGGTCTGAACTCTCTGCTTCATCGGCGAACCGGTCCAATTTCCTGGGCACCAAGACCCGTGCTCAGAAGAGGAGGCTCTCCAAACTAG
- the LOC117615392 gene encoding uncharacterized protein LOC117615392, with protein MGLQNESQQLHEEMATRSENSDTESNETWNISGNEIRSEGSEVVFLENNNDVVRTILMTRRRGGTIKIENNKIISTGGGRVGICKIGKNYYNWGVLIFLLVLIFGLANWEKSTATQSTMSRLTILISHGGSWVHSTYKNGKTKGVIVSKKITLEELRNKVYDIANLGSNEYEIIMKVIYDSTKNARPVAIVDDDDVRIFITESISRSYKIPLCITLKRRLSNQQATVDFRQLPMSVDLNLDTRADLEDNNQYRDSENYLGEEEL; from the exons ATGGGTCTCCAAAATGAAAGTCAACAACTGCACGAGGAGATGGCAACAAGAAGTGAAAATAGTGATACTGAAAGCAACGAGACCTGGAACATTTCTGGCAATGAAATTAGAAGTGAAGGCAGTGAAGTTGTGTTTTTGGAAAACAACAACGACGTTGTTCGAACAATATTGATGACAAGAAGGAGGGGTGGAACCATCAAAATTGagaacaataaaattatttcaacCGGAGGCGGGCGTGTTGGGATTTGCAAAATTGGCAAGAACTACTACAACTGGGGGGTATtaatatttcttcttgttcttattTTTGGATTGGCAAATTGGGAAAAAAGCACTGCAACTCAAAG TACCATGTCTAGATTGACAATTTTAATTAGCCATGGAGGGAGCTGGGTTCACTCAACTTACAAAAATGGCAAAACTAAAGGAGTAATTGtttcaaagaaaattacaTTAGAGGAACTTCGGAATAAAGTGTATGACATTGCAAATCTAGGCTCAAATGAGTATGAAATAATTATGAAAGTTATATATGATTCAACGAAAAATGCTCGGCCTGTAGCTATAGTCGATGATGATGACGTGAGAATTTTTATTACTGAAAGTATTTCAAGGTCTTATAAGATTCCATTGTGCATTACGTTGAAGCGAAGACTAAGCAATCAACAAGCTACAGTTGACTTCAGACAATTACCAATGTCAGTGGACCTCAACTTGGATACTCGAGCTGACTTAGAAGATAACAATCAATATCGTGATTCAGAAAATTACTTGGGAGAAGAAGAGCTTTAG